Proteins co-encoded in one Neodiprion lecontei isolate iyNeoLeco1 chromosome 3, iyNeoLeco1.1, whole genome shotgun sequence genomic window:
- the LOC107220615 gene encoding uncharacterized protein LOC107220615: MPEGTKNLKLRDVWRTCNKIRAAIFRVGLNLWDYYKPLDPNNNSLLSESKFVSVLTGPLRGPIGLSDQEIGDLADYFRVQDGRILYTQFCQVIHDSVPEFGKNKSLVTGLEWEDPLHVNRLSHTEHRRLSLIITQIAVLINKRKLILRPYFQDYELVSKNSGTVTFAHFARVLNFLGIVLAADEFNLLVKRFVKDSYTVNYVAFVKAVEDAQNYMDQHGMLDLGGNLLDQFPGRIITAELPKLPRPEIGRVLPSEVFERQSVFHPVMEKRKELMPLREVLQRVQRHVLEHRIRVNEFFRDFDPLNCGRVTVSQFRRALDGMQISAVARLYLAEPEIESIIAFYTDCNDPERINWRTFEDDLDQVFTVKELDKLPTLRIDPPPTEIAELCKRGQKDWQREKPSTRELCEAALHRVRRRIEERGILLKQFFKAYDAHNHGHVTRSQLRQTMTTACILLSREEVYALEQRYNDELGFNYAWFIEEMEALPKEVPLYYAMLEEKKLINAEKSPPNPTSDESNIVLILAKIKAKIVRERIGVLEFLTPFDPRRELIIGRADFIRGLDQLRCNLSCREIETIFEVFKAPLRPQFIEYARFAEAVEEALATGSLERAPLLVPVQHLPSTACTRTFLNFEERRVLAQAMDKLCTQKNMNMEEIFADFDKENIGSVSLDCLTKALSTRNMLHIVSSVELETVYKCFGIERGGRLEFDYRAFLRALYLLQENKRTNPI, encoded by the exons ATGCCTGAAGGAACAAAG AATTTAAAACTGCGCGATGTTTGGCGAACATGCAACAAAATTCGGGCTGCCATATTTCGGGTTGGGCTCAATCTTTGGGACTATTACAAACCTTTGGATCCCAACAACAATAGCCTCCTCTCAG AATCAAAATTTGTCTCGGTTCTGACAGGGCCTCTTCGAGGTCCTATCGGTCTGTCGGATCAGGAAATTGGCGACTTGGCTGACTATTTCAGGGTTCAGGACGGAAGGATCctgtacacacagttttgtCAAGTTATTCACGACAGTG TTCCTGAATTCGGAAAAAATAAGTCACTAGTGACGGGGCTAGAATGGGAAGATCCATTGCATGTAAACCGACTCAGTCACACCGAACACAGGAGGTTGTCTCTCATCATCACACAAATCGCAGTTCTCATCAACAAACGGAAACTGATCCTGAGACCTTACTTCCAAGACTACGAATTGGTAT CAAAAAATTCTGGAACAGTGACCTTCGCCCATTTTGCAAGAGTCCTAAACTTTCTGGGCATCGTGCTGGCTGCcgatgaatttaatttattagtAAAGAGATTTGTGAAGGACAGTTACACCGTGAATTATGTAGCTTTTGTCAAGGCAGTAGAGGATGCTCAGAACTACATGGATCAGCACGGGATGTTGGATTTGGGTGGT AATTTGCTGGATCAATTTCCCGGAAGAATTATCACTGCAGAACTGCCAAAATTGCCAAGGCCAGAGATAGGTCGGGTATTACCAAGTGAAGTGTTTGAACGGCAATCTGTATTTCATCCAGTAATGGAAAAACGTAAAGAGTTAATGCCACTCAGGGAAGTCTTGCAAAGGGTTCAACGCCACGTGTTGGAGCACCGCATTCGTGTAAACGAATTTTTCAGG GATTTCGATCCCTTGAACTGTGGACGGGTAACAGTATCACAATTCCGAAGGGCTCTTGATGGAATGCAAATATCAGCTGTGGCCCGCCTGTACTTGGCCGAACCAGAAATCGAAAGCATTATTGCGTTCTATACCGACTGCAATGATCCTGAAAGAATTAATTGGCGGACCTTCGAAGATGACTTAGACCAAG TGTTCACTGTCAAAGAACTGGATAAGCTTCCAACGTTGCGCATCGATCCTCCTCCCACTGAAATAGCTGAATTGTGCAAAAGAGGACAAAAGGATTGGCAACGCGAGAAACCATCTACGCGAGAATTATGCGAAGCAGCTCTGCACCGCGTGAGGCGTCGAATCGAAGAGAGAGGAATCCTTTTGAAGCAGTTTTTCAAAGCTTACGATGC GCATAATCACGGCCACGTAACGAGGAGTCAACTTCGGCAGACCATGACTACTGCTTGTATTCTGTTGTCCCGGGAGGAGGTGTACGCTTTGGAGCAGCGCTACAACGATGAGCTGGGTTTCAACTATGCCTGGTTCATCGAAGAAATGGAAGCACTGCCCAAGGAAGTGCCACTGTACTATGCGATGCTGGAGGAGAAAAAGTTGATTAATGCCGAGAAGTCACCGCCAAATCCGACCAGCGACGAGAGCAATATCGTACTTATCCTTGCCAAGATCAAGGCCAAAATTGTTCGAGAACGAATCGGG GTCTTAGAATTCTTGACACCGTTTGATCCACGCAGAGAGTTGATTATAGGAAGAGCAGATTTTATTCGAGGATTGGATCAGCTGCGTTGCAATTTAAGTTGCCGAGAGATTGAGACTATCTTTGAAGTGTTTAAAGCGCCTCTCAG ACCACAATTTATCGAATACGCGAGATTTGCTGAAGCGGTCGAAGAGGCTTTAGCCACTGGATCTCTCGAACGAGCTCCACTTTTGGTGCCCGTGCAACACTTGCCATCGACCGCGTGCACGAGAACGTTCCTCAACTTCGAAGAGCGTCGGGTACTTGCGCAAGCGATGGACAAGTTGTGTACGCAGAAGAATATGAATATGGAGGAAATATTTGCG GACTTTGACAAGGAAAACATCGGATCTGTGTCTCTGGATTGCTTGACGAAGGCTTTGTCGACGAGAAACATGCTACACATTGTGAGCAGTGTTGAACTCGAAACAGTATATAAATGCTTCGGCATCGAACGTGGTGGACGCTTGGAGTTTGATTACCGAGCGTTCTTAAGGGCATTGTACTTGTTACAAGAGAATAAAAGAACCAATCcgatataa